The nucleotide sequence GTCATCTTTGGTGTGATTATTATCGCGGCGCTCTATTACATTTTTAAAGTAGAAACCCAGTATGTCACTGGAATGATATTGGGACTCATAAGCGCAGTGTTGAGCGCCACTTTTTCCATTATCAACGTAAAATGGGCCAAAGAACATCCGCCATCATTGATCAGTATTTATGAATTGGCCAGCGGTGTTGCATTCATAAGTCTTTACTTTCTTATTTTTCCAACAGACTTTGTAGGGCCATTGGTTTTGACAAGTTACGATTGGTTGTGGATAGGCATATTGGCTAGTTTCTGTACGGCATACGCATTTATAGCCAGCGTTAAGGTCATGAAATTTTTGAGTGCTTATACCGTCATGCTCACCATTAACCTGGAACCTGTGTATGGAATTTTCCTTGCCTTTCTCATTTTAGGCGATGCAGAGCAAATGACGCCAGAGTTCTACGTAGGCGCTGGAGTAATTCTGGCTGTAATCCTAACGAATGGTATCCTAAAAAATCGACGTAACCGCCGCAAGAAGAAAGAATTGAAGATTCATGCTTGAGGGCTGTGAAAATGTTTGAAAGTGAATTCGCTTTCGCGAAAGCGAACCATCCACTAACTTTAATATAAATTGAACAAGCGGTGTTACCTAACACTGTCTTGATTTCCTATATTTGTCTCCCCAACTGGAATACCCAACTATGGAATATCTAGAATTTGAAATGCCTATCAAAGAGCTGGAAGAGCAATACCAGCAAACCCTTGCGATAGGATCAGAAAACGATGTTGATGTCACTAAGACGATCAAACAACTCGAGAAGAAACTTAAAGCTACACGTAAAGAGATCTACAGCAACTTAACGCCGTGGCAACGTGTGCAAATGTCCCGTCATCCAGACCGTCCTTACACACTGGATTACATCAAGAGCATTTGTGGTGATACCTGGCTGGAACTGCACGGTGACCGCAATGTGAAGGATGATAAAGCCATGATAGGTGGACTGGGCAAAATAGGTGATCAGTCCTATATGTTCATCGGGCAGCAAAAGGGATTCAATACAAAAACACGTCAATACCGCAACTTTGGGATGTCAAATCCAGAAGGTTATCGTAAGGCGTTGCGATTGATGAAAAGTGCCGAGAAATTTGGCATTCCCGTAGTGACATTGATCGACACTCCAGGAGCATTTCCTGGTCTGGAAGCTGAAGAACGTGGTCAAGGAGAAGCCATTGCTAGAAACATCCTTGAAATGACGCGCTTGAAAGTGCCTATCATCGTAATGATCATAGGAGAAGGAGCTAGTGGTGGAGCCTTAGGAATAGGAGTAGGTGACCGTGTGGTCATGTTGGAAAACACCTGGTACAGCGTTATCTCTCCAGAATCTTGTAGTTCTATCTTATGGAGAAGTTGGGAATACAAAGAACAAGCTGCCGAGGCTCTCAAGCTTACCGGTAAAGACATGAAAAAGCTTAAACTGGTAGATGAAATTCTTGAAGAACCAGAAGGTGGTGCCCACAAAAACAGAGAAGAAATCTTTGTGTCTGTGGCAAAATGTATCGATAGCTATTATCAGGAATTAAAAGAGCTATCTCCTAAAGAATTAGTGAAACAACGCATGGACAAATATGCCAATATGGGCGTATTTAAGGGATAAATAATTTCTCAAATTGTGAGATTAAAAAACCAGCCTCAAGGCTGGTTTTTTGTTTTTAAATGGAATTTCAATAGTTATAAAATCACAAGAAGGCTCTTGTATAATTTTCTTACAGTCTCAAGGCTTGATGATTAGCCTACATGCTAAAATTATTTGTCCTTATCAACAGGTTATAAACCAGTTTTTCAATAAAAATGTTAACCAACTGAAGACAAGGAAATCTTAAAAATCGCTGGCTTTCCTCTATTTTTGATCCTATGGAAAAAGTACAGGAAAGAGTATCGATCGTGACGGGAAACAGTCCTGTGATATCGTTAGAGAAAGGAAAAATACCACCACAAGCTATTGATCTTGAGAAGGTTGTGTTGGGTGCGTTAATGATTGACGGTAAAGGTGTTGATGAGGTAATCGATCTATTAACTCCAGATGCTTTCTACCATAAGGCGCACCAATCCATATTTGATGCGATTGATAAATTGTTCAAAAGCGGTAGTCCAGTAGATTTATTAACCGTTAGCGCCCAACTGCGTCGTGATGAGAAGTTGGAGTCTGTAGGTGGTGACCATTATCTGGTTCAATTATCTCAATTGGTGAGTTCTACGGCGCACATAGAATTCCACGCGAGGATCATCCTGCAAAAATTCATTCAGCGCAGTTTGATCAAGATTTCTACAGAAATCATCAATGATTCCTATGAAGAATCCACTGATGTTTTTGACCTATTAGATAAAGCAGAATCCAAGCTCTATGAAGTAGCGCAAGGAAACATACGCAAAAGTACAGAAACAGCGATGGATCTGGTCCGTCAGGCCAAGCAGCGTATAGAAGAAATTGCCAAACGTGATGGTCTAAGTGGTGT is from Nonlabens sp. YIK11 and encodes:
- a CDS encoding DMT family transporter, which produces MRDDKLLNYLHLHFIVFIWGFTAVLGALISIESIPLVWWRMLLAVILIFIYMKIMRIPLQFKGVNALPRKRILGFVGAGIVIALHWVTFFGAIKESNVSVTLAMLSTGAFFTAILEPLFTSKKFVGYEVIFGVIIIAALYYIFKVETQYVTGMILGLISAVLSATFSIINVKWAKEHPPSLISIYELASGVAFISLYFLIFPTDFVGPLVLTSYDWLWIGILASFCTAYAFIASVKVMKFLSAYTVMLTINLEPVYGIFLAFLILGDAEQMTPEFYVGAGVILAVILTNGILKNRRNRRKKKELKIHA
- a CDS encoding acetyl-CoA carboxylase carboxyltransferase subunit alpha: MEYLEFEMPIKELEEQYQQTLAIGSENDVDVTKTIKQLEKKLKATRKEIYSNLTPWQRVQMSRHPDRPYTLDYIKSICGDTWLELHGDRNVKDDKAMIGGLGKIGDQSYMFIGQQKGFNTKTRQYRNFGMSNPEGYRKALRLMKSAEKFGIPVVTLIDTPGAFPGLEAEERGQGEAIARNILEMTRLKVPIIVMIIGEGASGGALGIGVGDRVVMLENTWYSVISPESCSSILWRSWEYKEQAAEALKLTGKDMKKLKLVDEILEEPEGGAHKNREEIFVSVAKCIDSYYQELKELSPKELVKQRMDKYANMGVFKG